TGCGACCATCATAGTCAACCGCGCCGTACCGCGAGTAGACATTGACGATGGGCTCGTGGCTAATGGTCTTCCAGACCACGCCACCCCAGCCCGCTTCAAAAGCGCGGCGCACCTGGTAAGCCGAGTTCGTCGGGGGTCCGCTCGCCAACCAGAAGGGATTCGGCGAAGTGATCCCGGCCAGATTGGCGCTGATATCCGGTTTGCTCATTCGTTTGAACCTCGAGTGATATTGCTGCCCACCACGGTGCTCTTCTCAGACTCGCCCAGCCAGGTACGCGTCGATACCCCACGCGGCCACCTTGCCCTCCTGTACAGCGTCGACGATCTCGGCCCCCTTGCTGACACAGTCACCACCGGCAAAGAGCCCCGACACGCCGGTCGACCCAGTCGTCGGGTCGATGCGAAGTCGTCCGTTCCTGGTCTCGACGTCGTCAACTTCGCCCAGCACACCCAGTACAGGTACCTGGCCAAGCGCTTTTATCGCCATGTCACACGGAACGATTGACGGCGGTTCGTCAGCGGCTTTGAGTGAAGCCGACCGGCCGCGTCCCTGCGACGTCATCCTCTGAAACTCGACACCTGTCAGCATTCCGTCGTCGGTCACGAACGCGTTCGGTTGAACCTCCCACAGGAAATGAACACCATCGGATTTTGCGAGCTCATACTCGTAATCAAATGCGGACATGTCGTGCACTGTGCGGCGGTACGCAATTGTTACTCTGTCCGCCCCCAGGCGCACCGCTTCCGTCGCCACATCGACCGCCGTATTGCCCGCGCCGAGTACGACGACATTTCGTCCGACGACGCAATCCTTCAGCGGCTTCGTGTGCGTCTGGAAGATAAAGTCGAGTGCTTCCCACACGCCCTCCGCATCTTCGCCGGGAATACCAAGTTGCGCCGTTTCACCGAGACCGACACCAACAAACACGGCATCGTGCGTATCGCGGAGTTGTTGCAACATCTTGCTATCGACGGGCGTGTTGTAGCGCACATCCACGCCGATGGCGAGTACCGACTCGATCTCCCTGAGTGAGAACTCCGTCGTGATCTTATAGGCTGCGATACCCAGCGTGTTGAGACCGCCGGGAATGTCGCGTGCCTCGAAAATCGTAACGCCATGTCCGCGCCTTCGAAGTTCGTGGGCGCAGGACAGCCCGGCCGGTCCGGCGCCGACGATAGCAACCTTCTTCCCCGAATCCGCGCCCGGCTCGAAAAACAGGAGCTGATGATCCATGGCATGGTCCGTCGCATACCGCTGAAGCCGACCGATCTGCACCGGTGCCTTCAGAAGCGTCCGGTCCACGCACGCTCCTTCGCACAGCACCTCTGTCGGGCATGCTCTCGCGCATGATCCGCCCAGGATGTTTTCCGAGAAGATCGTCTCCGCCGCACCTGCAGGATCATCGTGTAGAATCTGACGAATGAAGCGCGGCACATCGATGTGCGTGGGACACGCGCGGGTACAGGGTGCATCGTAGCAGTACAGACACCTCGATGCCTCCGACACAGCTTCGTCCCGCGTGTATCGCGGATGAAGGTCGGCGAAGTTTCGGGCCAGCTCCTTTTCGGAAAGTCGGGTCTTCTCTACCATCGATCGGGCACTCTTGAATAGGAAAAGTCGGCCTCAGCTCATCCAGTTTCCGCGATACTTGTCTGACCACTTTGCCGTGACCTTTTTCGTCCTCGTCCAGAAGTCGATTGCGGTCTCGCCCGTAATATCGCCTCCTCCGAAGCTGCTCTCATTCCATCCTCCGAAGGCGAACGGTTCGCGCGGAACGGGTACGCCGATATTGACGCCGACCATACCAGCGCTCGCGCGGTCGGTAAAGTACTCGGCCGAGTCTCCCGACGAGGTGTAGATGGCTGCGGCGTTGCCATACGGATTCTGGTTTTCGATCTCGATGGCGTCGTCGAGGGTGGCGCACCTGATGATGGTCAGCGTGGGCCCGAAGATCTCATCGCACGAAGCTTCATGATCGGGCGTTGCATGGTCGATGATGCAGGCACCAAGGTATCGACCCTGGGCAGGCACGTCATCCGCGACAGCGTGGCGGCCGTCCAGAAGCAGCTTTGCGCCGTCGGATTCTGCTCGATCAAGGTAGCCTGTGATCCGGTCGTAGGCGTCTTCACTGATGATCGAGCCGATGTCCGGGCCTGCCTTCAGCCCGGCCATCTTGTCCCGGATTCGATCGATGATATGATCCGAATCGCCCACCGCGAGAAGCACGCTTGCAGCCATGCATCGCTGTCCGGCACAACCCGTTACGGACGCCGTTACGTTTGATGCTGTCATCTCCGGGTCCGCATCCGGAACGACCACGAGATGGTTCTTTGCACCACCAAGCGCACGAACCCGCTTTCCCGTCGACGTAGCTCTCTGATACACCGCTCGCGCCGCCTTTGTCGATCCGACGAAGCCGACAGCGTCAATATCGGGGTGGTCGCAGATGGACTCCACAATGTCCTTGTCTCCGTGGATCACGGAGAAGATGCCATCCGGGACGCCTGACTCCTGCATGAGTCGGGCGAGTTCCATGGCACTGAGCGGAGTCTGCGGTGACGGCTTAAGAATGAATGCGTTTCCGAGCGCCACGGCCATCGGTATCATCCACAGAGGAACCATGAACGGAAAGTTGAACGGCGTGATGCCGGCCACGACGCCCAGCGGATATCGATAGGTCCTGCACTCGACGCCGCGACTCACCTCGAGCACCTTTCCCACAGCAAACTGAGGCAGACTGGCCGCATATTCGAGACACTCGACGGCACGAGCAATACTGCCGTGAGATTCAGCCATCGTCTTCCCGTTTTCTTGCGTGATGAGCTGCGCCAGATGGTCAGCTTCCGCCTCCACCAACGTCTTCATTTTGTAGAACACCTGCACCCTGTCCTTGATCGGCATTCGCGCCCACCTGGGCTGAGCTTCCTTCGCCGCTTTGACAGCCAGATCAAGGTCCTCGGAGTTCGACAGAGGCACCTCTGCGATGATCGCGCCCGTGTTAGGTTCAGTTACGGGAAGCGATCGACCCGTTGCGCACTCGATGGGCCTGCCCCCGATAAAATTCGTCAGCGTATGGACGGCTGTGTTGATCTCTGTACTCATTACAATTCCTCTCGATGTCGAAATAACTCAGGCAGTCGTGGGAGTCGCCTTCCGTTCCTGTCCGTTCGAGGTCGACTGATGCTGCAGTCCTGCCGACGACCGGTGCAACCATTTGCCGCGGCCCGCTTTTCCGACGACCCTGTAGTCGTCCACGATAGTCTCTCCGCGCGACAACGTGGTTCGTGCAAATCCCGCCAGCTCCCAACCTTCGTATGGTGACCAGTCGGCGTTCGTTTCCATCGTTGCCGGGTCGACGGTGATCTTCTTTGCCGGATGTATGATCGCGATGTCGGCGTCGGCGCCAACCTGTATCGCGCCTTTACGCGGGTACAGTCCCATGATCTGCGCGGGATTCGTCGACAGCTTCATGCACATCTGCTCCAGTGACAGACGGTTCTTCAGCACTCCGTGCGTGTAGACGATCGGAAGAAGCGTTTCAAGACCCGGCATGCCCATCGGGATCTTCGTCCAGTCCCCTTCCCACATGGCCTTCTGCTCACGCGTAAACGTACACGTGTCGGTGGATACCACCGATACCTCGCCATCGGAGAGGCCTGTCCACAGCCGCGCGACGTCAGCTGGCTTCTTGACCTGCGGACAGCAGGCAAAAAGATGGCCATCTTCCCGATCGAAGACGGAGTCGTCGAGCACGAGGTACTGAGCGCACGTCTCGGCCAGCACGGGCACGCCGCGTGACTGTGCCGCCTTCACGAGATCGCTGCCTTCCGCCGTCGACATATGCACGATGTACAACTGCCCGCCTGTAACTTCGCTCCACGTGATGGCGCGCTGTATGGCTTCGGCTTCGATGTAGTTCGGCCGGGTCATCCGGTGCAGCCTGGCGCCGTACCGCTTGATCTGCTCGCTCGTGTGATGACGTGCAATGAGCTCGTCAAGCACGCGCGACGATTCGGCGTGAACGAGCAACATCGTGCCGTACTCCTTCATCTTCTCGAGCGTCCCGAACATGGCCCGGTCGTCGGACTGCCAACCTTCGGACTCATAGATCATGAATTCCTTGAAAGTTGTGAAGCCGCGATCGACCATGCCTTTGATCTGGTCCTTGTGCTCGTCCCAGCGCGTGACGCAGATGTGGAACGTGTAGTCAATCAGTGCCTTGCCATCGGCCTTTGCCATCCAGTTGTCGGCGGCATCGTTGAGCGAATCGCCTTCGTATGGAATTGCGAAATCGATGAGCGTCGTGACGCCACCGCGGGCACCTGCACGTGTTCCGGAAGTGTAGTCGTCGGAGGAGACGGTCCCGCAGAATGGAAGCTCCAGGTGGACATGCACGTCGAGAACACCTGGAATCACGT
The Rhodothermales bacterium DNA segment above includes these coding regions:
- a CDS encoding NAD(P)-dependent oxidoreductase is translated as MVEKTRLSEKELARNFADLHPRYTRDEAVSEASRCLYCYDAPCTRACPTHIDVPRFIRQILHDDPAGAAETIFSENILGGSCARACPTEVLCEGACVDRTLLKAPVQIGRLQRYATDHAMDHQLLFFEPGADSGKKVAIVGAGPAGLSCAHELRRRGHGVTIFEARDIPGGLNTLGIAAYKITTEFSLREIESVLAIGVDVRYNTPVDSKMLQQLRDTHDAVFVGVGLGETAQLGIPGEDAEGVWEALDFIFQTHTKPLKDCVVGRNVVVLGAGNTAVDVATEAVRLGADRVTIAYRRTVHDMSAFDYEYELAKSDGVHFLWEVQPNAFVTDDGMLTGVEFQRMTSQGRGRSASLKAADEPPSIVPCDMAIKALGQVPVLGVLGEVDDVETRNGRLRIDPTTGSTGVSGLFAGGDCVSKGAEIVDAVQEGKVAAWGIDAYLAGRV
- a CDS encoding CoA-acylating methylmalonate-semialdehyde dehydrogenase, whose product is MSTEINTAVHTLTNFIGGRPIECATGRSLPVTEPNTGAIIAEVPLSNSEDLDLAVKAAKEAQPRWARMPIKDRVQVFYKMKTLVEAEADHLAQLITQENGKTMAESHGSIARAVECLEYAASLPQFAVGKVLEVSRGVECRTYRYPLGVVAGITPFNFPFMVPLWMIPMAVALGNAFILKPSPQTPLSAMELARLMQESGVPDGIFSVIHGDKDIVESICDHPDIDAVGFVGSTKAARAVYQRATSTGKRVRALGGAKNHLVVVPDADPEMTASNVTASVTGCAGQRCMAASVLLAVGDSDHIIDRIRDKMAGLKAGPDIGSIISEDAYDRITGYLDRAESDGAKLLLDGRHAVADDVPAQGRYLGACIIDHATPDHEASCDEIFGPTLTIIRCATLDDAIEIENQNPYGNAAAIYTSSGDSAEYFTDRASAGMVGVNIGVPVPREPFAFGGWNESSFGGGDITGETAIDFWTRTKKVTAKWSDKYRGNWMS
- the hydA gene encoding dihydropyrimidinase; this translates as MKFDSVIKGGTVITPGGAIRADVGISGEKIAAIGQDLDSAANVIDATGHHVIPGVLDVHVHLELPFCGTVSSDDYTSGTRAGARGGVTTLIDFAIPYEGDSLNDAADNWMAKADGKALIDYTFHICVTRWDEHKDQIKGMVDRGFTTFKEFMIYESEGWQSDDRAMFGTLEKMKEYGTMLLVHAESSRVLDELIARHHTSEQIKRYGARLHRMTRPNYIEAEAIQRAITWSEVTGGQLYIVHMSTAEGSDLVKAAQSRGVPVLAETCAQYLVLDDSVFDREDGHLFACCPQVKKPADVARLWTGLSDGEVSVVSTDTCTFTREQKAMWEGDWTKIPMGMPGLETLLPIVYTHGVLKNRLSLEQMCMKLSTNPAQIMGLYPRKGAIQVGADADIAIIHPAKKITVDPATMETNADWSPYEGWELAGFARTTLSRGETIVDDYRVVGKAGRGKWLHRSSAGLQHQSTSNGQERKATPTTA